The sequence below is a genomic window from Campylobacter concisus.
GAACAGACGGCGTGCCAAGAGAAGATGGCTTTAACATCACCGCCGCAAGCGAGATCATGGCTGTACTTTGTCTGGCTACGAGCCTCTCTGATCTAAAAGAGCGCGTGGCAAATATCATGGTCGCCTATGATAGCGACAAAAAGCCTATCTACGTGCGTGATCTGGGCTGCGAAGACGCTGTTTGTATACTTTTAAAAGATGCGATCAAGCCAAATTTATTTCAAACGCTTGAACATACACCTACGCTCGTGCATGGCGGTCCATTTGCAAACATCGCACACGGCTGCAATTCGGTCATCGCGACAAAAACAGCTCTAAATTTAGCCGACTATGTCATCACTGAGGCCGGCTTTGGTTCAGAGCTTGGTGCGGAGAAATTTTTAGATATAAAATGCAGGATTGCGGACATTAAGCCAAGTGCTGTGGTACTTGTAAGTACGATCAGATCGCTAAAATATAATGGCGAAGCAAATAAAGACGAGATCACAAAACCTGATATGAACGCCCTTAAAAAAGGTATCGAAAATCTTGGCGGACACATCGAAAATTTAAAAGTCAAATTTGGTCAAAACGTAGTTGTGGCGCTTAATAAATTTGGCTTTGACACTGATAAAGAGATAAATTTTGTAAAAGAGTACTGCCAAAAGCTTGGTGTAGAAGTGGCAGTTTGCGAGAATTTCTTAAAAGGTGGCAAGGGTGCACTTGAGCTTGCTGAGTTAGTTTTAAAGGCGTGCGATAAGCCAAGTAAGATAAATTTCACATACGAGATGAGCGACGATACGAAAACTAAAATCGAAAAGGTCGCTAAGGAAATTTATGGAGCTGGCGAGGTGGTCTTTGAAGAGGCTGCTCTTAAAAAGCTTGAGATGATAAAAGAGCTAAATTTAAGCCATTTGCCAGTTTGTATTGCAAAAACTCAGTACTCATTTAGCGACGATGCGAAACTTTTGGGCAGAGCAAAGGGCTTTACATTTAGCGTAAAAGACCTTGACATTAGAACTGGAGCTGGCTTTATTGTCGCGGTTTGCGGTAAGATCATGCTAATGCCTGGTCTTCCAAAGGTACCAGCTGCGGTCAATATGAAGATAGATGCAGAGGGCAAGATCGACGGCTTGTCGTAAATTTATAGAGATATGAAATTTGTAAAAATACTTTTTTTAATAGTTTTATGTGCTTTTTTAGTTGGATGCGCGGGAAGATATAAATATAATGTTGAGCCAACGCCGATACAAAAAGGCGTGGCTAAATACATTGTTAGTGATTTTAACCTAACATTGACAAATCAACCAACTAGATACGAGCACAACACTAACTATAAAAATGAAAGCGAACTTCGTGATGAGTTTGTGGAATTTATAAACAAACATCTAAAAGAGCAGGGTATTTTGGGGGACGAAAATAGCTTCAAGATAAAAATACAAATGGACTATGAAAGATGGTTTAACTGGGGTGGCAAGGCGTTAAACAAGCCGCACTTTCGCTATAGCGTGAAAATTTATGATAACGCTGATAGGCTTTTGGTCTCTTACGCTATACCACTCTCTACAACGAAATATAGCTATTTTAAAGAGATCGCTGTTTTGGCGGAGATTGCTGCATTTAGGTGGGACGCGGAGGATGAGCCGACAGATATCGACTTGATCTCAAAAACTCTTGTTGATGAGATAAAAGATATAGGAAAATAAAAATAGTCTGCTAAGATGAACGACGAATTTTACATGGATCTTGCTTTAAGCGAGGCTTGGAAATTTCAAATATTAACCTATCCAAATCCAGCCGTTGGATGCCTTATCCTTGATGAAAATGGGCAAATTCTGTCTTGTAAGGCTCATGAAAAGGCTGGATATTTGCACGCTGAACCGACAGCGATACTCTTTGCGCTTTGCAAAAAAAGTGAAAAATTTAAAGATGATTTTATAAAAGCGTATAACGATAAATTTAGCTCTAATATAAAAAAGGGCAAATTTGGCCTTTTAGAGCCAAAATTTACCTACGAATTTCTACTAAATAACCACTCAAATTTACTAAAAAATGCAAAAGCTTACGTTACGCTAGAGCCTTGCTCGCATCATGGCAAAACGCCACCTTGTGCAAATTTGCTAAAAGAGCTTGGTTTTAGTGAGGTGATAATAGGTAGTCATGATGAAAATAAGGTAGCAAGTGGCGGCGCTAGTTTACTTAAAAGCGCTGGTATAAAAGTTAAATTTGGCGTTTTAAAAGAGCGTTGTGATAAGCTACTTGAGCCATTTTTAGCCTATCAAAATGGTGGATTTAGCTTTTTAAAAATCGCCCTTAGTAAAAATGGTGTGGCAAGCGGTGGCATCATCACAAATGAGCTTAGCCGCAAGCACGTCCATAAACTAAGATGCATCATAGATACGCTAATAATCGGTGGCAATACTGTGCGAGTTGATCGCCCAAAGCTTGATAGTAGGCTAGTAAGTGGCGGCAAAAATCCAGATGTCATAATCTACTCAAGAAGTGATAAATTTGATAAAACTATACCGCTTTTTAGCGTGCTAGGTCGCAAAGTTAGCATTCAAAAAGAGCTTTGCTTAACAGGACTTAGCATGTTTGAAGGCGCTGGTGAGTTTTTAAAACTTGCAAAAGATGGCAAGCTAGCAAACGTGAAATGGCTGCTTATCTATCAAGGCTCAAATTTTAAGGATGGTAAAAACTTGAGCCTTGATCTAAATTTAAAACCACTATTTAGTGGGAATTTTGGAGACGACAGCTACACTTGGTATGAAATTTTGGATTAAATATCTAGGCCAAAATAGTGCTTAACTAAAAAGCCAATGCCAAATGAAATGATCGCAACACCAAAAGTTATTACACACATCTCAACCACTCTTAGTAAAAATTTAAGCTCTTTTGCCACGCTTATGTAAAAGTTGTAAGTGATTATGGCAACTAGCGCAAAGAAAAACATCGACAAAACAGCGTAAAGACTGCTTGAAAAAATAAAAAATGGAAGTATCAAAAACGCCGTTGTTACGATGTAAGAACCACCTGTGTAGAGCGAATAGGTAAGCGGTTTGATCTCGTCACTTGGATTTTCTTTTGACTCAAGATATGCTGATCCTGCCATGGAAAGTGCAGCTGCAATGCCCATGATAAGGCCTGTCGCACCAACTGATTTTGTATTTGAAAAAGCTAGAGCGATGCCACTTAGCGTGCCAGTTAGCTCAACTAATGCGTCATTCATACCAAGAACGATACCACCGGCATTGACTAGTTTTGTATCTTTTAGCATAGAGATTAAATTATTTTCATGATTTACTTCTTCTTCATAAATATCTTTAGCTTCAGGATACTCATC
It includes:
- the ribD gene encoding bifunctional diaminohydroxyphosphoribosylaminopyrimidine deaminase/5-amino-6-(5-phosphoribosylamino)uracil reductase RibD; translation: MNDEFYMDLALSEAWKFQILTYPNPAVGCLILDENGQILSCKAHEKAGYLHAEPTAILFALCKKSEKFKDDFIKAYNDKFSSNIKKGKFGLLEPKFTYEFLLNNHSNLLKNAKAYVTLEPCSHHGKTPPCANLLKELGFSEVIIGSHDENKVASGGASLLKSAGIKVKFGVLKERCDKLLEPFLAYQNGGFSFLKIALSKNGVASGGIITNELSRKHVHKLRCIIDTLIIGGNTVRVDRPKLDSRLVSGGKNPDVIIYSRSDKFDKTIPLFSVLGRKVSIQKELCLTGLSMFEGAGEFLKLAKDGKLANVKWLLIYQGSNFKDGKNLSLDLNLKPLFSGNFGDDSYTWYEILD
- a CDS encoding formate--tetrahydrofolate ligase, whose protein sequence is MLSDIEITHQTKLEHISKVAARLGLSEDELELYGKFKAKISPRLEPSSSKLILVTATNPTPYGEGKTTMSIGLADALNSLNKKVCLALREPSLGPVFGIKGGAAGGGYSQLAPMEDLNLHFTGDFHAITSANNLISAMIDNSLYQENPLKIEKILWKRCMDMNDRALRFVTVGQGGRTDGVPREDGFNITAASEIMAVLCLATSLSDLKERVANIMVAYDSDKKPIYVRDLGCEDAVCILLKDAIKPNLFQTLEHTPTLVHGGPFANIAHGCNSVIATKTALNLADYVITEAGFGSELGAEKFLDIKCRIADIKPSAVVLVSTIRSLKYNGEANKDEITKPDMNALKKGIENLGGHIENLKVKFGQNVVVALNKFGFDTDKEINFVKEYCQKLGVEVAVCENFLKGGKGALELAELVLKACDKPSKINFTYEMSDDTKTKIEKVAKEIYGAGEVVFEEAALKKLEMIKELNLSHLPVCIAKTQYSFSDDAKLLGRAKGFTFSVKDLDIRTGAGFIVAVCGKIMLMPGLPKVPAAVNMKIDAEGKIDGLS
- a CDS encoding VIT1/CCC1 transporter family protein, giving the protein MLDKKRALKQLQNEADDTAIYTLLEASEKNEENKKILRKLITEEKRHYAFCQKITGESRTANLFKVIFYTILVKIFGTSFTLKFMESREEDAEQFYLGIVDEYPEAKDIYEEEVNHENNLISMLKDTKLVNAGGIVLGMNDALVELTGTLSGIALAFSNTKSVGATGLIMGIAAALSMAGSAYLESKENPSDEIKPLTYSLYTGGSYIVTTAFLILPFFIFSSSLYAVLSMFFFALVAIITYNFYISVAKELKFLLRVVEMCVITFGVAIISFGIGFLVKHYFGLDI